The Coprothermobacter sp. genome has a segment encoding these proteins:
- a CDS encoding low-specificity L-threonine aldolase: MIDFRSDTVTKPTQAMRDAMATAEVGDDVYREDPTVVRLEDLGAKMLGKEAGLFVVSGTMGNQVAIMTHTQRGDELITEAESHIFYYEVGDIAMLSGVQARQVPGKRGVMDPDDVKHAIRDSGNIHFPRTSLIAIENTHNRGGGKVWPIEYVREIAAAARERGIAVHMDGARIFNASIASGITPDVWSSYADSVMFCLSKGLCAPVGSLLVGSRDYIERARKNRKRLGGGLRQVGILAAAGIVALETMVDRLAEDHANAKLLAGELAGIGYGTDPSEAETNMAMVNVSASGQDAASFVAAVKGKGILCNAVTPTTVRLVTHHDVTTDQCRETVEVFRSLLHA, encoded by the coding sequence ATGATCGATTTTCGTTCTGATACCGTTACGAAGCCTACACAGGCCATGCGCGACGCGATGGCGACGGCCGAGGTTGGCGACGACGTCTACCGCGAGGATCCCACGGTCGTCCGACTCGAAGACCTGGGCGCAAAGATGCTGGGCAAGGAGGCTGGGCTGTTCGTGGTGTCCGGCACGATGGGCAATCAGGTCGCCATCATGACGCACACACAACGTGGGGATGAGCTTATTACGGAAGCTGAGAGCCACATCTTCTACTATGAGGTTGGCGACATTGCGATGCTGTCGGGCGTGCAGGCACGACAGGTTCCAGGCAAGCGGGGCGTCATGGACCCGGATGATGTCAAGCATGCAATCCGCGACTCCGGCAACATTCATTTCCCACGTACGTCCCTTATTGCCATCGAAAACACTCACAATCGAGGTGGGGGCAAGGTATGGCCTATCGAGTATGTGCGCGAGATTGCGGCAGCGGCGCGTGAGCGCGGCATTGCCGTGCACATGGATGGCGCTCGGATCTTCAATGCGTCGATCGCCTCCGGCATCACGCCGGATGTGTGGTCGTCCTACGCCGATTCTGTCATGTTCTGTCTTTCTAAGGGCCTGTGTGCTCCTGTCGGATCGTTGCTTGTAGGGTCAAGAGACTATATTGAACGGGCGCGCAAGAACCGCAAGCGCTTGGGAGGCGGACTTCGTCAGGTCGGCATTCTGGCTGCTGCAGGTATTGTGGCGCTTGAGACGATGGTGGACAGACTGGCGGAGGACCATGCCAATGCGAAACTGCTCGCAGGCGAACTCGCCGGTATCGGGTATGGAACTGACCCGTCTGAAGCCGAAACCAACATGGCTATGGTCAACGTCAGTGCAAGTGGCCAAGATGCGGCGTCATTCGTGGCCGCGGTCAAGGGAAAGGGAATTCTATGCAATGCCGTCACACCGACTACTGTTCGACTGGTCACGCACCACGATGTGACAACCGATCAGTGTCGCGAGACCGTCGAGGTTTTCAGATCATTGTTGCACGCCTAG
- a CDS encoding glutaredoxin family protein — protein MEPKHVEGVHNKHKVFLYTLTTCGWCRKTKALLQELSVGYDYVDVDDQEGGNKELAKQGVLKWNPACSFPTIVLDDKDCVVGFQEDKIRELAAE, from the coding sequence TTGGAACCCAAGCATGTCGAAGGAGTGCACAATAAGCACAAAGTCTTCCTCTATACGCTGACGACCTGCGGCTGGTGTCGCAAGACCAAGGCGTTGCTTCAGGAGCTGAGTGTAGGCTACGACTATGTCGATGTCGACGACCAGGAGGGCGGCAACAAAGAACTGGCCAAGCAGGGGGTCCTCAAGTGGAACCCAGCGTGCTCGTTTCCGACCATCGTGCTGGATGACAAGGATTGTGTCGTAGGTTTCCAGGAAGACAAGATTCGGGAGCTCGCGGCTGAATGA
- a CDS encoding ferredoxin:glutaredoxin reductase: MSRIADERVAEVWERLVLEAREAGYSINPDDAFARDLVRGLLENEARYGYRACPCRLASGVQTRDIDLVCPCDYRDADLDEYGACYCALYVSPEVNRGEKTAASIPDRRPVGGLTADAKEMEQVHVAGLAFPVWRCKVCGYLCARPQPPLVCPVCKAGKERFERFM, encoded by the coding sequence ATGAGCAGGATAGCGGACGAACGTGTCGCCGAGGTCTGGGAGAGGCTTGTCCTGGAGGCGCGGGAGGCAGGATACTCTATCAATCCTGACGACGCCTTTGCCAGGGATCTGGTCCGGGGCCTGCTGGAGAACGAGGCGCGCTACGGATATCGCGCCTGTCCCTGCCGTCTGGCATCAGGAGTACAAACGCGAGATATTGACCTCGTCTGTCCGTGTGACTACCGAGACGCCGATCTCGACGAATACGGTGCCTGCTACTGCGCACTGTATGTCTCGCCCGAGGTCAATCGTGGCGAGAAGACTGCCGCATCCATCCCGGACCGGCGTCCGGTCGGCGGGCTAACTGCAGACGCGAAGGAGATGGAACAGGTGCATGTGGCCGGGCTCGCCTTTCCAGTCTGGCGCTGCAAGGTCTGCGGATACCTGTGCGCAAGGCCGCAGCCTCCGTTGGTCTGTCCGGTCTGCAAGGCTGGCAAGGAGCGTTTCGAGCGCTTCATGTAG
- a CDS encoding ABC transporter, with protein sequence MHTAIQVENLTRVFNQRGKAPFHALRGVSFDVSYGEIFGLLGPNGAGKTTTIKIMSTLLLPTSGRVTVVGFDVERDYARVRPFISLISGGETSGYGILRIEEQLWMFSQFYGMETPVARSRIEHYLRMVGMWDDRRQQMNRLSTGMRQKVNLVRGLVTDPKVLFLDEPTLGVDVEASVVIRGIIRDWVIEKQERSVILTTHYMAEADELCSRVAIINRGLILANAAPSRLKQDLDSRAHYEITVDRINQEQVEGIAAEMGQGNDFSLSSDKVTNNPMLVAHLTSEGGISRLIALLTEQSVSVEYMRKLEPTLEDVFLKMVGRRFEDEEAASPVS encoded by the coding sequence ATGCATACAGCTATTCAAGTAGAGAACCTCACTCGTGTCTTCAACCAGAGAGGCAAGGCTCCTTTCCACGCGTTGCGGGGCGTCAGCTTCGATGTCTCGTATGGCGAGATCTTTGGCCTTCTGGGCCCGAACGGCGCCGGCAAGACCACGACCATCAAGATCATGTCGACGTTGTTGCTCCCGACGTCCGGGCGCGTCACTGTGGTGGGGTTTGACGTTGAGCGGGACTACGCTCGTGTACGTCCTTTCATAAGCCTGATTTCGGGGGGCGAGACCTCTGGATACGGCATACTCAGGATCGAGGAGCAACTCTGGATGTTCAGCCAGTTCTATGGCATGGAGACGCCAGTCGCCCGCAGCAGAATCGAGCACTACCTTCGCATGGTAGGAATGTGGGACGACAGACGTCAGCAGATGAACCGTTTGTCCACAGGCATGCGGCAGAAGGTGAATCTTGTGCGCGGTCTTGTCACGGACCCGAAGGTGCTGTTTCTTGACGAACCAACGCTGGGAGTTGATGTGGAGGCAAGCGTCGTCATCCGCGGTATTATCCGAGACTGGGTGATCGAGAAGCAGGAACGCTCGGTCATTCTCACGACGCACTACATGGCAGAAGCGGACGAACTGTGTTCGCGCGTAGCCATCATCAACCGCGGCCTCATTCTTGCCAATGCGGCCCCGTCCCGCCTCAAGCAGGACCTGGACAGCAGGGCGCACTACGAGATCACGGTGGATCGGATCAATCAGGAGCAGGTGGAGGGCATTGCGGCAGAGATGGGACAAGGAAATGACTTCTCCCTGAGCTCTGACAAGGTAACCAACAATCCCATGCTGGTCGCGCATTTGACCAGCGAAGGCGGTATTTCGCGCTTGATCGCTTTGCTGACCGAGCAATCTGTCTCTGTTGAGTATATGCGCAAGCTGGAACCGACGCTGGAAGACGTTTTCCTCAAGATGGTCGGCAGGAGGTTCGAAGATGAAGAAGCAGCTTCTCCTGTTTCTTAG
- a CDS encoding ABC transporter permease, whose translation MKKQLLLFLRTLNARAYVRIFGQMREATWVVASVLGGFFTMATYIYLYRTLGTGSEFSGLVVLGGFMTPFFLNVLWGVATQLYWEKEMGNLELMLVSPAPLSAFLVGLSVGGAMHTMLRSLAVLFFGIAVFKVEFTVLHLPLALLVFLVTLFSMYGLGIVFSSLFLYHGRDAWRTADLVMEPTNVLSGSYFPARFLGLGLLGIAALIPTTLGLDALRQLLVPSFTAKVLDWRWESLILIGLGLVFAFIASWALRSVEYKARRDARLTLRWQ comes from the coding sequence ATGAAGAAGCAGCTTCTCCTGTTTCTTAGGACGCTCAACGCGCGCGCCTACGTGCGCATTTTTGGACAGATGCGCGAGGCAACCTGGGTCGTCGCAAGCGTCCTGGGCGGTTTCTTCACGATGGCGACCTACATCTACCTCTACCGGACGCTTGGCACCGGTTCTGAGTTCAGCGGACTGGTGGTGCTGGGCGGGTTCATGACTCCCTTCTTCCTGAACGTTCTGTGGGGTGTTGCGACGCAGTTGTACTGGGAGAAGGAAATGGGGAACCTGGAGCTGATGCTTGTGAGCCCTGCTCCACTGTCCGCCTTCCTCGTCGGTCTGTCTGTCGGCGGCGCCATGCATACGATGCTGCGTTCTCTGGCGGTGCTGTTCTTTGGCATCGCAGTGTTCAAGGTGGAGTTCACAGTTCTGCACCTGCCCCTGGCACTGCTTGTCTTCCTCGTGACCCTGTTTTCGATGTATGGGCTGGGCATTGTGTTCTCGTCGCTGTTTCTCTACCACGGGCGCGACGCATGGCGGACTGCCGATCTCGTCATGGAACCGACGAACGTTCTGTCGGGATCCTACTTCCCCGCCAGATTTCTGGGATTGGGCCTGCTCGGTATCGCAGCGCTCATCCCGACGACACTTGGGCTCGACGCACTGAGGCAGCTTCTGGTCCCTTCATTCACAGCGAAGGTGCTGGACTGGCGATGGGAGTCACTCATCCTCATCGGGCTGGGTCTTGTGTTTGCGTTCATCGCATCGTGGGCACTGCGGTCTGTCGAGTACAAGGCCAGGCGCGATGCTCGCCTGACGCTCAGGTGGCAGTGA
- a CDS encoding basic amino acid ABC transporter substrate-binding protein: MSRTRTSRWGAVFTVALVLGLLVLSGCRPAATLSDLDRVKQDGALTAGNDTTYAPFEFADSNNKPTGFDIELIAAVAQKLGLKSDIVTTAWDGIIPALQTRKFEVLISSMTITPEREKEVSFSIPYYRADMGIVFDKTLHTIAGPSDLAGLRVGAQVGTTGEQSARMIDGVTDVRSYPDIQLAMADLKLGRIDAVVNDFPVSAFYAKDSPTLTVIRTLKVKDLDLTQYYGIAMHLEDKQLKAAVDKALQDLANDGTYDTIYAKWFGGAPDFRPGDQKP, encoded by the coding sequence ATGAGCAGAACTCGTACATCACGGTGGGGTGCAGTCTTCACTGTCGCACTCGTTCTAGGTCTTCTGGTCCTTTCAGGCTGCCGCCCTGCAGCCACGTTATCCGACCTCGACCGCGTCAAGCAGGATGGCGCCCTGACTGCCGGCAACGACACAACCTACGCTCCCTTCGAATTCGCGGACAGCAACAATAAGCCGACGGGCTTCGATATCGAACTCATTGCCGCCGTCGCCCAGAAGCTTGGGCTGAAGTCGGACATCGTGACCACCGCCTGGGATGGTATCATCCCTGCCCTTCAGACGCGAAAGTTCGAGGTTCTCATTTCGTCCATGACGATCACCCCCGAACGCGAGAAGGAAGTCAGTTTCTCCATTCCCTACTACCGGGCGGACATGGGCATCGTATTCGACAAGACTCTCCATACCATAGCAGGACCTTCAGACCTCGCAGGACTGAGGGTCGGCGCTCAGGTCGGAACCACGGGCGAACAGAGCGCACGCATGATCGACGGTGTGACCGATGTTCGGTCCTACCCTGATATCCAGCTGGCGATGGCCGATTTGAAACTGGGGCGTATCGACGCTGTCGTCAACGACTTCCCAGTCAGCGCCTTCTATGCGAAGGACTCGCCAACCCTCACTGTCATCCGTACGCTCAAGGTGAAAGATCTTGACCTCACCCAGTACTACGGCATCGCCATGCACCTTGAAGACAAGCAACTGAAGGCCGCTGTCGACAAGGCCCTGCAGGACCTGGCCAACGATGGCACGTACGACACCATCTACGCCAAATGGTTCGGAGGGGCACCCGACTTCCGTCCAGGAGACCAGAAACCCTGA
- a CDS encoding gamma carbonic anhydrase family protein, with translation MSGILRPFDGKTPTVASTAFVADTAVLIGDVTVEEGASIWYGVVLRGDIAPIVVHRNANVQDNVVGHVDIDVPLIVGEGATVGHSAVLHGCTIGHHAMVGMHATVLTGAIVGDEAVVAAAALVPENRAVPARSLSMGVPARAVRSLSDEEIQELHRRADDYIRLGVMSRAKSEHR, from the coding sequence ATGTCCGGGATTCTGCGCCCGTTCGACGGAAAGACACCAACCGTAGCATCCACGGCATTTGTCGCGGACACGGCCGTGCTGATAGGAGATGTGACCGTCGAGGAGGGCGCCAGCATCTGGTACGGAGTGGTCCTCCGTGGTGACATTGCGCCTATCGTCGTGCACCGCAACGCCAACGTCCAGGACAACGTGGTGGGGCATGTAGATATCGATGTCCCTCTCATTGTCGGCGAGGGCGCCACCGTAGGCCACAGCGCCGTCTTGCATGGCTGTACAATCGGCCACCATGCCATGGTGGGCATGCATGCCACGGTCCTCACCGGAGCCATTGTCGGTGACGAGGCAGTGGTAGCAGCCGCGGCGCTTGTTCCTGAGAACAGGGCCGTGCCTGCCCGGTCACTCTCGATGGGTGTCCCCGCACGCGCTGTGCGATCTCTTTCAGACGAGGAGATACAGGAACTCCATCGCCGGGCCGACGACTACATCAGACTGGGAGTGATGTCCAGGGCGAAGTCCGAACACAGATAA